In Chitinophaga nivalis, a single genomic region encodes these proteins:
- a CDS encoding S41 family peptidase, whose amino-acid sequence MAPEKNTAALLADSIFLYAREVYLWNEQLPGAGQFNTGKYVISNDVLDHKRELFDITRFAVNPITGKSYEDHPFQPSEPKYSVIIGTGEQTSVADDPINTRLLSVSARFGINLVVTDDHAIYIKYVIKGSEAAAAGLKRGMRIWHINGKPVAANAAYYQYVQKVFSEATQLVLDGETAGNHHTYHLTYRRNNYFEPILKDTVLTQPSGRKVGYLAYLRFIDPNFGYKDLDLVMNDFTANNVSDVIIDLRYNGGGNLAELDRFANLLIPGSANGKIMRTERYNNVMKTGNTPLLHLQPLLGNNGLPVYLDGKLITYGDIDYTEAGNTTYFQKINGPGSLKKIYFIVSEETASAAELLISCLQPYVQTVLIGVSHKGAPAVVSTYGKPVGFFPLRIGPLHIYYSMFNNINARGEGDYYDGMRAALSVYDDPRYDLAESKEPGLEAALRLINGHARIAPRQAADGELHPGSWRNLNTPVQEPGIMKSYLRLKNGTIIKR is encoded by the coding sequence GTGGCGCCTGAAAAGAATACGGCTGCTTTACTGGCAGATTCTATTTTTTTGTATGCAAGGGAAGTCTATTTATGGAATGAGCAGTTACCAGGCGCCGGACAATTTAATACCGGAAAATATGTGATATCCAATGATGTACTTGATCATAAAAGAGAGCTGTTCGATATTACCCGGTTTGCTGTAAACCCCATTACCGGAAAATCATATGAGGATCATCCATTTCAACCCTCCGAACCTAAGTATAGTGTTATCATCGGCACAGGAGAACAGACGTCTGTAGCGGATGACCCGATAAATACCCGGTTATTGAGCGTGTCAGCCAGATTCGGTATCAATCTGGTTGTGACGGATGATCATGCCATTTATATCAAATATGTCATTAAAGGCAGTGAAGCCGCGGCAGCCGGACTTAAAAGAGGTATGCGTATCTGGCATATCAATGGCAAACCGGTAGCCGCAAATGCAGCCTATTATCAGTACGTACAAAAAGTATTCAGTGAAGCAACGCAGTTAGTATTGGATGGTGAAACTGCCGGCAATCATCATACCTATCACCTGACGTACCGGCGCAATAATTACTTTGAGCCTATTCTTAAAGATACCGTACTGACACAACCATCCGGCCGGAAAGTGGGTTACCTCGCCTATCTGCGCTTTATCGATCCTAATTTTGGTTATAAAGATCTGGATCTGGTGATGAATGATTTTACTGCCAATAATGTATCAGATGTCATCATAGACCTGCGTTATAATGGCGGTGGGAATCTGGCAGAACTGGACCGCTTTGCCAACCTGCTGATTCCCGGCAGTGCAAATGGAAAAATCATGCGTACAGAACGTTATAATAACGTCATGAAAACAGGTAATACCCCTTTGCTGCATCTACAACCACTATTAGGTAATAATGGGCTTCCGGTATACCTGGATGGAAAGCTGATTACTTACGGAGATATTGACTATACCGAAGCTGGCAATACCACTTATTTTCAAAAGATAAATGGCCCTGGCTCACTAAAGAAAATATATTTCATTGTCAGTGAAGAAACAGCATCGGCAGCAGAGCTACTGATCAGCTGTCTGCAACCCTATGTGCAAACCGTATTAATAGGTGTTAGTCATAAAGGCGCGCCAGCTGTTGTCAGCACCTATGGCAAGCCAGTGGGATTTTTTCCGCTCCGGATTGGCCCACTGCATATTTACTATTCCATGTTCAATAATATCAATGCAAGGGGAGAGGGAGATTATTACGATGGCATGCGGGCTGCCCTTTCCGTTTACGACGATCCGCGGTATGATCTGGCGGAAAGCAAAGAACCCGGCCTGGAAGCAGCCTTACGTCTTATTAATGGCCATGCCCGGATAGCACCACGACAGGCAGCAGACGGTGAACTTCATCCTGGTTCCTGGCGCAATCTGAATACGCCCGTTCAGGAGCCTGGTATCATGAAGTCTTATCTACGGCTAAAAAATGGTACTATCATTAAACGCTGA